Proteins encoded in a region of the Vicia villosa cultivar HV-30 ecotype Madison, WI linkage group LG5, Vvil1.0, whole genome shotgun sequence genome:
- the LOC131605146 gene encoding uncharacterized protein LOC131605146, whose translation MREKCNTSSVKETSDKASINYQRKFPEGISSCQLYLSEPNYRLVGKGKVHNTLGDLLHHRPLPDGHLKVSVDVVVDHDAMLPVPDMVSETTLLRDAIGSFVAWPSELITISDETAPIKPTVKGKGILQEEESVASLKEASARESQQVTQQVRTVPPTGPPKPAGKKGGAFVPRYRSTLATMVDMSDLKDGALREIVMDESVFGIEFKSLITIDDLEEIFKHDQLGVTNMHSYIRLLYDRVLRGTPLSNRFRFVSSAHCSGMAIASEPESVRQRLVDSFMSTGNTESLHLWAYNTRPVGAHWLLLAINPIREVVYYLNSVNGEWTNYPAMKEIVDLSIQVFRSQRDAQVSRTKSNNITWIQNSNDILDNSNSLRED comes from the exons atgagagaaaagtgcaacacttcatcggtgaaagaaactagtgataaggctagtatcaactatcaaaggaaatttcccgag ggcatttcatcttgccaactatacttatcggaaccgaattatcgactagttggcaagggaaaagtgcacaacactttgggagatttacttcaccatagaccgctcccggatggacacctgaaagtatcggtggatgttgtagtagatcatgatgcgatgctaccggtacctgacatggtctcagagacgacattgctgcgagatgcaataggatcatttgttgcatggccctcggagctcattaccattagtgatgag actgctcctataaaacccacagttaagggtaaagggattttacaggaggaggagtccgttgcatcactaaaagag gcatccgctcgggagtcacaacaagtgacgcagcaagttcgtaccgtaccacccactggtcctccgaagccagcgggaaaaaaaggcggtgcttttgtgcctcggtaccggtcgacgctcgcaacaatggttgatatgtccgatttgaaggatggtgctttacgtgaaatcgttatggatgaaagtgtcttcggtattgaattcaagtcacttattacaattgatgacttggaggagatttttaagcatgatcaactaggcgtcactaacatgcactcatacatccg gttgttgtatgacagagtgttgcgcgggactccgttgtctaacagattccgtttcgtgtcttccgcccactgcagcggaatggcaattgcttcggaaccggaatcagttagacagcgcttagtagatagtttcatgtccaccggcaatacagaaagtctgcatctttgggcgtataatacccgaccagtagg agcacactggttgctgcttgctatcaaccctataagggaagtcgtgtattatctgaattcggtaaatggtgaatggaccaattatccggccatgaaggaaatcgttgattt atcaatacaagtgttccgaagtcaacgggacgcacaggtatcccgaactaaatctaacaacattacttggatccaa AATTCAAATGATATTCTAGACAATTCAAATAGTTTGCGGGAAGATTAA